In the Candidatus Woesearchaeota archaeon genome, one interval contains:
- a CDS encoding four helix bundle protein, protein MAREFKKLKVFNESYELVLEIYKLMNKLPSCEERNIIDQARRASTSIVLNIAEGANSNSTKVFFNHLGYSYASAKELEVLVKLCVDLDYASAVEVSYILGKLDTIMGMLYNLKQRVEQEIMFDKKTAIFNVKKKNIMFAN, encoded by the coding sequence ATGGCTCGGGAATTTAAGAAATTAAAAGTATTCAATGAATCATATGAGTTAGTTTTAGAAATCTATAAGCTAATGAATAAACTTCCTTCTTGCGAAGAGCGAAATATTATTGATCAAGCTAGGCGTGCCTCCACATCAATTGTGTTAAATATTGCAGAAGGTGCGAATAGTAATTCAACTAAAGTTTTTTTTAATCATTTGGGGTATTCTTATGCTTCTGCAAAAGAGCTTGAAGTTCTAGTTAAATTGTGTGTTGATCTTGATTATGCTTCAGCAGTTGAAGTTTCATATATATTGGGTAAGTTAGATACTATTATGGGTATGTTATATAATCTGAAACAGCGGGTTGAACAAGAGATTATGTTCGATAAAAAAACTGCTATTTTTAATGTGAAAAAGAAAAATATTATGTTTGCTAATTAA